Proteins encoded together in one Carya illinoinensis cultivar Pawnee chromosome 3, C.illinoinensisPawnee_v1, whole genome shotgun sequence window:
- the LOC122305596 gene encoding protein trichome birefringence-like 42 — MEISFTINEKWRFCIFACFVGSIILLYYLNHEQERVNLSALGNIAISTTSSNYSEQHSAADMAFTASRNIAITMSSSDDSNQHPAADMQLLQPSNITENGTNVNEKEDSCNIFDGKWVYDPTTSPLYHGSQCPFLSEQVSCQRNGRPDFEYENWSWEAKRCQIPRFNGTNMLERLKGKRLIIVGDSINRNQFESLVCLLYSAIPSSQADVDMKGRSKFFRAKEYNCSVEFYWSPFLVKLKRKQELGGRILMLDKLSDWERNCRGANIMLFNSGHWWLQGGNFKRWDLFLYKGKVVEEMEIQSAFGKAMKTWSRWIDRNVDKTTTKVFFRSFSPAHLGKEWCYNQTQPIKNESFIAKVPGPMEEVIEKTIGLMRTPVRYLNITKLTQYRKDAHTSVYTIRQGKLLTAVQRRQPESYADCSHWCLPGVPDTWNRLLYVSLVMDILQ, encoded by the exons ATGGAGATTAGTTTCACCATAAATGAAAAATGGAGGTTCTGCATATTTGCATGCTTCGTAGGCTCCATCATCCTGCTTTACTATCTGAATCATGAACAAGAGCGCGTAAACCTTTCGGCTTTGGGCAACATTGCCATATCCACGACATCATCCAATTACTCGGAGCAGCATTCAGCAGCTGACATGGCTTTCACTGCTTCCAGAAACATTGCCATAACCATGTCATCGTCCGACGACTCGAATCAACATCCAGCAGCTGACATGCAGCTCTTGCAACCATCGAACATAACAGAAAATGGAACAAACGTAAACGAGAAGGAAGATAGCTGCAATATCTTTGATGGTAAATGGGTTTATGACCCAACGACAAGTCCTCTGTATCATGGATCACAATGTCCATTTCTTAGTGAGCAAGTTAGTTGCCAAAGGAATGGCAGGCCAGATTTCGAGTACGAAAATTGGAGCTGGGAAGCCAAGAGGTGTCAGATTCCAAG GTTTAATGGTACAAACATGTTAGAGAGACTTAAAGGGAAGAGATTGATTATAGTTGGGGACTCCATCAACAGAAATCAATTTGAGTCTCTTGTTTGCCTTCTCTACTCTGCTATTCCTTCCTCGCAAGCTGACGTTGATATGAAGGGACGCTCCAAGTTTTTTAGAGCGAAG GAGTACAATTGTTCTGTGGAGTTCTATTGGAGCCCTTTTCTTGTGAAATTGAAACGAAAGCAAGAACTTGGTGGCCGAATTCTAATGCTAGACAAACTTTCTGACTGGGAAAGGAACTGTCGTGGTGCTAATATTATGCTATTTAACAGTGGTCATTGGTGGCTTCAAGGTGGGAATTTCAAAAG ATGGGACTTGTTTCTGTATAAGGGAAAGGTAGTGGAGGAGATGGAAATCCAATCAGCATTTGGGAAGGCAATGAAGACCTGGTCTCGTTGGATTGATCGCAACGTAGACAAGACCACTACAAAGGTTTTTTTCCGAAGCTTCTCACCAGCACACCTTGGGAAGGAATGGTGCTACAATCAAACCCAACCCATCAAGAATGAGTCCTTTATAGCAAAAGTTCCCGGTCCGATGGAAGAGGTCATTGAGAAAACAATTGGACTTATGAGGACACCGGTGAGGTACTTGAACATCACAAAACTAACTCAGTATCGAAAAGATGCGCATACGTCAGTTTACACAATAAGACAAGGGAAGCTTCTTACGGCAGTGCAACGAAGACAACCAGAGTCCTATGCTGATTGCAGCCACTGGTGTTTGCCTGGAGTGCCGGATACATGGAACAGACTGTTGTATGTATCTCTGGTCATGGACATTCTCCAATGa